From a region of the Zingiber officinale cultivar Zhangliang chromosome 10B, Zo_v1.1, whole genome shotgun sequence genome:
- the LOC122029942 gene encoding SPX domain-containing protein 2-like, with protein MSRKQKAVNLHHHLIQKTHRLILQCLVKILKKYDKRTGALIRQPFIEKVLQQPFFTTDLLYKLVKECGYARPPLPQQQPVNFSRMRRTKWSAKAGTIRLEGSRVGGD; from the exons ATGTCAAGGAAACAAAAGGCAGTCAATCTGCATCAtcatctaattcaaaaaactcatAGGCTTATCCTGCAAT GTCTAGTGAAAATACTGAAGAAGTATGACAAGAGAACAGGAGCACTTATCAGGCAGCCCTTCATCGAAAAGGTGCTGCAGCAGCCATTCTTTACAACTGATCTCCTATACAAACTCGTGAAGGAGTGTGGCTATGCTCGACCACCTCTTCCCCAGCAGCAACCTGTCAATTTCAGCAGAATGCGACGGACAAAATGGAGTGCCAAAGCCGGCACAATCAGGTTGGAGGGTTCCAGAGTTGGAGGAGATTAA